Proteins from a single region of Halichoerus grypus chromosome 13, mHalGry1.hap1.1, whole genome shotgun sequence:
- the ASPHD2 gene encoding aspartate beta-hydroxylase domain-containing protein 2, with protein sequence MVWVPLGPPRTDCLTLLRPPPNANSPKMSLEWLVAWSWSLDGLRDCIATGIQSVRDCDTTAVVTVACLLVLFVWYCYHVGREQPRPYASVNSLMQGADTNGLQNGYVYCQSPECVRCAHNEGLNQKLYHNLQEYAKRYSWSGMGRIHKGIREQGRYLNSRPSIQKPEVFFLPDLPSTPYFSRDAQKHDVELLERNFQTILCEFETLYKAFSNCSLPQGWKMNSTPSGEWVTFYLVNQGVCVPRNCRKCPRTYRLLGSLRTCIGNNVFGNACISVLSPGTVITEHYGPTNIRIRCHLGLKTPSGCELVVGGEPQCWAEGRCLLFDDSFLHTAFHEGSAEDGPRVVFMVDLWHPNVAAAERQALDFIFAPGR encoded by the exons ATGGTGTGGGTGCCCTTGGGACCCCCGAGGACTGACTGTCTGACCTTGCTTCGCCCCCCGCCCAACGCCAACTCCCCCAAGATGTCGCTCGAGTGGCTGGTGGCCTGGAGCTGGTCGCTAGACGGCCTGCGGGACTGCATCGCCACGGGCATCCAGTCGGTGCGGGACTGCGACACCACCGCCGTGGTCACCGTGGCCTGCCTGCTGGTCCTGTTCGTGTGGTACTGTTACCACGTGGGCCGCGAGCAGCCCCGGCCCTACGCGTCCGTCAACTCCCTGATGCAGGGCGCAGACACCAACGGGCTGCAGAACGGGTACGTGTACTGCCAGTCCCCCGAGTGCGTGCGCTGTGCCCACAACGAGGGCCTCAACCAGAAGCTCTACCACAACCTGCAGGAGTACGCCAAGCGGTACTCCTGGTCCGGCATGGGCCGCATCCACAAGGGCATCCGCGAGCAGGGCCGCTACCTCAACAGCCGGCCCTCCATCCAGAAGCCCGAGGTCTTCTTCCTGCCCGACCTCCCCAGCACGCCCTACTTCTCCCGGGACGCGCAGAAGCACGACGTGGAGCTGCTGGAACGGAACTTCCAGACCATCCTGTGCGAGTTTGAGACGCTCTACAAAGCTTTCTCAAACTGCAGCCTCCCGCAAGGATGGAAAATGAACAGCACCCCCAGCGGGGAGTGGGTCACCTTTTACTTGGTCAATCAGGGGGTTTGCGTTCCCAGAAACTGCAGGAAGTGCCCACGGACGTACCGCTTGCTCGGAAGCCTTCGGACCTGCATTGGGAACAATGTTTTTGGGAACGCGTGCATCTCCGTGCTGAGCCCGGGGACTGTGATAACGGAGCACTATGGCCCCACCAACATCCGCATCCGGTGCCACTTAG GTCTCAAAACTCCAAGTGGCTGTgagctggtggtggggggagagccCCAGTGTTGGGCAGAAGGACGCTGCCTCCTCTTTGATGACTCTTTCCTGCACACTGCATTCCACGAAG gttCAGCGGAGGATGGACCACGGGTGGTTTTCATGGTGGATTTGTGGCATCCCAATGTGGCAGCAGCCGAACGGCAGGCCCTGGATTTCATCTTTGCTCCGGGACGATGA